GCACGgaatcgtgcgcccgaccgttcCGCTCGGAGGAGTAGAGCAGTAAATGCGGCCCACaaggccgggtgccagggagactccccttgggacccacgcgtcggatagggcgtagcccggcaatcGACCGAGGATAGCATTTGCTGGGAGCTTCAGGGCTGCCAGCCCATGCCCGGGGGCTATTGTCGTCCTAGTGGCCcgcggggtcccactgatacgtgacgcgtgggtcgccagtgacgaagccccatcaggaaggcctcccgggaagcgatgaGTCCAGggagcctgcctcgaggaaaCGACCCTTGGTGGGGGagaagctaagggccgagtacaagaagcccccgagaaccccggtcccgggaagctgaaggAATGCCTCCCGGCAACCAACCAGGTGTGCTAGCCGGGGAGGGGCACCCCAGCAATCCGCGCTCGGGgatgcaggcggggcccgcagaacagtgaagacaggacaagacggcgggcgcagtgcatttaatgcaccgacaagAGTATTATCAACAGGCCTGgtcttgctgagcaaggctagggTGACTACCCTGCGAACCGTGTTTTCTACCATGTACAGTAGACAGGACGCTGCATGGCGTCTAGCACGGATCAACCGAAGTGTATCTCGTGTGGCCGTGACACGCGTCTGggaaacgtgtcacgctgcatgcttAGGCAACTGTGGTATctccttgtctataaaaggagaactaatgccaccggtcaaagggttccaaccTCAGTTATTAGAGCACAGCACAACATTCACCTAAGTAGCTAACTCGGGAACCTCTCGGGTGATCTGTACgaactcaaacttgtgaatacaactcaaagcaggacgtagggtattacacctccgggtggcccgaacctgggtaaactcttgtgtctacacttcgtgtctatcgccatgCCGAcgatcgccagagcgatcacctcgccgtCCACCGaacaaaaaagggggtgcctggcatccccggtgcccgagaccgtgctccgacatcctACGAACCTCGAAAATCTATGTTAGGTAGGGTTGCTTCTCCAGTCCATACTTACCAATCATCTCGGTCCAACATTTCTCAAACTCCTCTTCGCTGCACATCATGTCTACCACGTGGTGGAAATCTGTACGAAACTCGCTACGTTTACCATACAAAGCGCCGAGGGATTCTTTTGCCTTCTTGAGCACATGCCACTTGCACCACCTGTGCATCGTATTTGGAAAGACATCAGCTAttgccacctccatggcccGGGCCTGGTCTGCAGTAATCAATTTTTATATTAGAACTACAACTCACAAAGGAGTATTGGCTGCCTAAGAAAAATACGACAACTAGAATAAATTGCCAGGATAATATTAGCAAAAAAATGATTACCTGTCAGTATAGTCTTCAGGTGCTTGTCCTTCCCGCCTATCATCCTCATGAATTTGGCGAACACCCACTTGAAAGTTTCCACCTTCTCGTCACGCATGAGCACCCCACCCAGGATTATGCTCTGGAAGTGGTTGTTAACTCCCACGAAAAGGCTGAAAGGCATGTCATATAGGTTTGTTCTATACGTTGTGTCAAACCATTAGTACGTCACCAAAACAAATATACTGATACATGCTCCTACCAGAagtccacatcaatgttttaATCCTGCTTTCGTCGTCCACTTGGGCGGTATACTTGAAATCAGGATCAGCTTCAAGCATCTTACTGAAGACGTCCATTGTTTTCACCGCATCGTTGTCGGACTGTTCCTGGCTAATCTTGCCGCAGAGTGTTTTCAAGGAGCGCTTCATGAAAGGAATTTGGTCCATCGAACCGAAGAAACTACCTATGATGCTATAAACTTTTCCCAAGCTAACGTTGTTCTCCCTAAGCTGCTTAATTAACTCCTTAGTGTAACGGTCGATGTGCCTATGTGATTGCCAATGCAGCTTCTCGCCACAGGTGGTTGACAATGGGTGATTGTGAGTCTCTCTGTGCTCACATATGTACCAGCCGCCATCATCCGAACGAAGAAGCCTAATCAATGCGGTGCAGGCGCACCTGATAGTCTTGGTGTTCTCCTTGACCGGCTTCCCTGCAGATAGAGAAATCAGAAACTATCAGGCAAACAAGGTTGCGGGTCGAACAAAGGGATGGAGGATCAAATCAAACTCGTTGTACCGCGCAACCACAAACAATCTCCTGCATGCATTTCTGCCTGTGCACGTTGAGCCTGCACTTTGCATACCTGACCCCAAAACCTATCTCCCAAGAATACAGGTTGTAAAAATTGTAAGCGTCATCCAGGCTATCAAATTTCGTCGCTACTGCAGGGTAGACGACGAACTGGCTTCTCTTCTCCACAAATTTCTTCACCGACAGCTCCAGCGCTGACGCTCTAGCTGGATTTGACGGCTGTTCCAACGTCCCAGCAGGCACTCTCACCCTGCGGCTCGGCAAACGAGAAATTTCATAATGAAAACCACATACTAGTTGAAAACATTCAGGGCAACCAAAAACACACAATGCATAATGCAAGTTAGTTGTTAACATCACCTCCGTTTCCATCCTTCCGAATTGATCGTCATCAACGCTCCACCGACGCAAGGATCCGTTTGCCCGGCATTGTTCGTTGTACCGTTCGTCACCATGGGCATGCTACCGCATATGTGCGTAGAGTCGATCCTATCAAGCACAACATCGCCAGTTGCGTCGAGATGTCCGGCCGGAGGATCACCAAATACACCGGCCACCATTAACGGACTATCTACCATGATGCcagtcttcctcctccgcggaACAGGAAAAAATCAATGGTACGGTGTTCCACCTGCTCGAGAAAGCGTCGGATCTCCGTTAATTCTGAAACTTAGCGGTACTAGAGGATGCTTAAGTGTCGAGATATCACATACCGTGAGTGATCTTCGCAGTTCTCGGTGGGGCGAATCACACACCGCGCTTGATCTACACCCAGCTGAGGTGCTTCGGAGGCAAGCCAAATGGCCTCTCCGTCGAAGCAGGTTTGTTTTACAGGAGGTTGGTGTTCTAGCTTTGGACTACTTCGAAAATGCGCTTTAATACACTACACGCGCGATGTGCGGTCGGTTCAAATTAATTCAAACATGAACAAAAACGACCCCATTTGTTCATTTCCCACTACACAGCGGGGCCAATGTAAATGCTGTGCCACGTTAAAAATGGTACATGTATTGCAACCAACATGTACCTGCCGAAGGCCTGGTACACCAAATCGAAACGCTGCCTGGTCCACCTACAAACACATGTACCATTAACGGCCTGGTACATCCTGGACTGGACCAGTATTCCCTCCTAAACGAAAATACTGTACCTGGGCCAAGGCCCCCGTATAACGTAATATCCACATTTCTGCAAGAAGCACACATCTCCGCCTGGCCCGCGAGTTAAAGCCCGTTACCATGCCAGAGGTGGCCCCGATGAGCGATCTGCGGAGCCCGGGCGCCCAACGTCCGTCTTGCCCTTGTTGAGAATGCTCTAAGAGTGACACGCTGGCTATGTTGTTGagagttaaaaaaaagagtgacaCGCTGGCTAATCTGCTATCATGAAAATTAGCAGAGAGACCCGAATATTGTTTCTCTCATCttcccgatctctctctcccttggtCACTCCCCCGGCGTTAAGCATAAATGAAcccttaagacatctttttgGAAAACCAATTCTTATACAgtaaaagttaaaaaaaaactccggCCTTGCTAAAGTCGTGAGCTGTTGTACATAATCTTTTGGTGACTGGCTAACAACTTATTTTCAAATCTCTACATCGTTTCGAGCAAATTCCGTCCAATCTAGAAATCCCACAGGAAATcctttattattttctttttgcagaaaataaaattatctTACGACTTAGAAATATGTTGATTGCACCATATCTTTGTGTGGCCTTGCACTATCTTTGACAACTTAAACTAGATTCCTTCTGCTAGCTAGCATCCTCCAGAATTCTCCGGCATGGAGAGCGTGCAGTCATTTATGGTGATGTGCTGCAGCCAGCCCCGTTCGAACGGATATCGATCATCGCGAGCGCGTTATTAGCGCAGTCCATCtccgtgcatgcatgatatGGCCGGCCGTATGCTGTATCTCCATTTGTAAGAGATCTCCCATTGCAATGCCAATGCTAACGCCGCGCCTCCCAATACGCACGCCTCCAGCGGAACGGAAGAACAACATGAGCGCAGGGCACGACATGCCGACAAGATAATCTCGATCCGCTGATTCACGACGTAGAATAATCATACCTGAAAAATCGCAGCAAATCTGAATACAGGAAAACAAATATTCAACATTATTATATATATCAGTACTACTGGTACAATGGGGGATTTATTTTTAGTACATGCATGTCTTTTTACAGTATATAGATTAGAACAACTTATAGCAAAGAAAGACCTTGAATGATTTGCAAAGATGGGAATGGATAAATTTTCACTAGTTTATTAGTAGATGTTAAAGGAGATATATACAAATCATGTTCTCCATGCAGCAATTTATAGATGGCCCAGGTAATTGTATGGACGAGATCACCTTAGCAATAGAggaaaaaatttcaaatcatgGAAAGTGATATGGACTCACCTGATCTAGTACGTCATCCATACGGAGATCCATTAGAACCAGGAGAATTGTGTCATGGAGCTGGACCAAATCTAAACAGGTTGAACTACAGCATAATTTTGACTTCATGTTGAGCGGTTTTGTTCCAAATTTTCTATGGCATTAAGTTCCTCCAAGAAATGGTCCTTAAACTCCGAATTATACAATTGGTCTCTCAACTATGTACCCTAGCATCCGGAATGAAAAATTCTTAGGAAAAACCACAACACATGTAGTAAAATCCATCCAAACCCGGACTAAAAGTATCCGCTTTTTGCTAATTGAGGGATCATTCCTACACTTTGCTGCTAattgaggaaaaaaaacacttttcTCTTAAAATATTTACAATCAATCCTCATGTACTCATGATCCCAAGTGCGGACAAAATAATAGTAGATCGGGTCATAGCACGTCTTGAGAGATTTCCCCACGGTCCATATCTCCCtagaaataaataaacataaaTGCTTCCCAACACAAGCGCTTTTAGCTATATACAATAGTTCGCTCCAGCAATGCGGTGCAAATCGTCTAGTCACCCTTCCATAGCCCAGCTTTATATAGTGATCAAGTCTCTACTCTATATCATCAGCTCATAGTCTCCAGCTTGTTTCGCCTGATCTTTGTGGCTTCGTGCTAATTAACACCTGGCACTGCCCCCCGGCCCCTTGTTGTCCAGAGACgtaggaaaggaaaaaaaaacacagttTGACTGATCATCGGCATGGCTTCCCGTGAGAGTTTTCTGGAGAAGGCCAGCCCTTACATCGCCATGATCACCCTGAGGTTCGGCTATGCCGGCCTGAGCATCATCAGCAAGCTCTCCCTCAACAGCGGGATGAGCCATTACGTGCTTGTCGTGTACCGCCATGCCTTCGCTACCCTCGCCATGGCTCCCTTCGCCCTCATCCTCGAGAggtatagctagctagctcgccATGAGCATTACTCCTATATATGTGTGCGCTTGATATGTTGATCTCACCTAGTTAGCCGCCTGCATTCCATATCTAACGGATCGAAACTTGACATGAAAATGGCAGGAAGGTGAGGCCGAAGATGACACTGTCCATCTTCTCCAAGATCTTCCTCCTGGCGCTTCTCGGGTTAGTATGCGCCTGCCCCTCTAGCTAACAGCACCATGGATGTGTATATACTTTGGCAAGGAAAATATCTGAAATGAGTCTCCACGTCAAATGACACGAAGGCTGATTCAAAATTTACCTGTTTTTTCTACGAGgatttttacggtaccccaaTACTCCAAAAACTTATATGGAGTACCGAGCAAATCTCACCGTCCATATTAAAGGGCAAATTAGACATTTTTTCAAAAGGTACAAAATCCAGGGGAAAAAATTGTTGATCTGGGCCGGCCCAAGTGGCGGTTGTCCCTCTCGATCCCGATTGGAGGAACTCCagtcgagcggcggcggagcatgGTTGATGGATGAACGAATCATCAAGTGATTAATTAAATTTTAGTGGCCATAAAGAACACCCGTGAATCACTTTAGAGTTGGAAGGACCCGATCAATTTATGTGGATAAGATGCACTTGGAAGGTCAAGTGATTAATCAACAAGTTTTtaggagagaaggagagagagataaaTCCATTCATCAAAATCCATATGTGTGCATGCGTGATTAATCAACACATCGATTGCAGTAGCTGCATCATCGCGGGACGGCGCTGAGCTGCTCCATCTGTTCGTCCGCTGTccggcgcggcaggcggcggcttCGTCCACTTCGCTCCGTCTCTTCGTCCGACCGCTGGCATGGCGCTCTAATCGCCCGCCGGCGCAGcaacatctattttttttaacgcTCACTGAGAACCAACACCGACACCGACACGCAATTACTATTTTGTCTTGCAATTCATGGTACTCCAATAATTTTTGATCGGTACTTCGTGAGACTAATGATGGAGTACCAGATAATACTGGCCATTGGATCAAGACAAATGAACGGTTCATATTAAATCATGGATATCGTAAAAGAACTCTTTTTGTACAGGCCGGTGATTGACCACAACTTCTACTACCTCGGGCTGAAGTACACCGGCGCGGCGTTCCTTGGCGCACTGATCAACATCCTGCCAGCGACGACTTTCGTCATGGCGGTGATCTTCAGGTGCAATTTCTCAACCAACTTTTATTTGCATTTGGTGAATGCATGCGCGGACACCGGGAAAAGTTGGCTAATGTCACATGGATCTGCTGTTTGATTTGTGATTTGTAGGATGGAGAAGATAGAGCTCAGGAAGGTGAAGTGCCAGGCCAAGATCGCCGGGACAGTGGTGACAGGGGCCGGCGCGATGCTGATGACTCTCTACAAAGGCCCGCTCATGGGGATGGCTTGGACAAGGCAGGCGCATGCCGGTGGTGTGGCCCCCCTTGCAGTCGGCCCCACCAGCAGGGAGATGTTCCTCGGCTCCATGTTCATCGTCATCGCCACCCTCGCCTGGTCCGCCCTCTTCATCCTGCAGACCCACACCATCAAGCAGTACTCGGCCCAGCTCTCTCTCACCACCCTCGTCTGCTTCACCGGCACGCTGCAAGCCGTCGTGGTCACCTTCGTCATGGAGCGCCGGGTCTCCGTCTGGACCATCGGCTTCGACATGAACCTTTTCGCCGCTGCCTACGCTGTaggatctatatatatatcttctGCTAAATGTCAGCGTGCATGTAACGTACGCATTGTGATGGCGGGATGATCTTAATTTATCGGCGTTGCCTTGTTGTTGATTTTCAGGGCGTCGTGGCGTCGGGCATCGCGTACTACGTGCAGGGGCTAGTGATCGAGAAGAGAGGGCCGGTGTTTGCCTCGGCGTTCACCCCGCTCGGGTTgatcgtcgtcgccgtcatGAGTTCATTTTTCCTCGGCGAGAAGATATACCTCGGGGGCGTCCTGGGCGGCCTGGTAATTGTGGTCGGGCTCTGTGCCGTCCTCTGGGGCAAGCACAAGGAGATGCAGGAGATGGAAACGGATGCCAAGTCCGCGCTGCCGGTGGCCACCAAGGCAGATGACCCAAACATGGAGACCGTTGCCGGTGGCGGTGCCGGAGATGAGGACACGGAGTGCAAGCTCGTCCCCTCTAACGGAAAAGTAGGTGGAGCTAGTGCAgtttgatgcatgcatggatggttTTAGGTGGCTTAAAACTTAATTCACGATTGGGACCGACATGTGGTCGGATTCGATCGTGTACCTCCGGGGCACGGAGGGAAGGAAATAGTACAACCGAATTCTCAACTCTCGTGTCCATCTACTTCGTACAAGTTATGATGCCTACGATTCGTACGTCCATCGGCCGTTGGCGGATCTGTGGAGTATCAGCACGTGTGCCTGCCATCGTATTCCTGACCATCACGGATACAGATACTAGCACTGGCTGATCTCCACTCCGGCCGGGCCCTGTAATCCTGTAATATATCTCAGGCAGCAGCTGCCAACAGCTGATACCTCTGTCTCTGGCGTGCGTGTCTCGTCTGCGAATCAACCCAAACGCAACTAGCTTCCCGTAGATGTCGCCTAAGCGGCGGCGATGCGCCGTGGTCCTCCCGGACCACCTCATCGAGGAAATCCTCCTGCGATTGCCGGCCAAGTCGGTCCTCCGGTGCCGCCAGCTCCCGCGCCTGGGCCGCCACGCTCTCCTCGCCCGATTTCGAGGACCTCTACCTCCGCGTCGCAAACAACAACAGCCTCCGCAGCGGCCCCAGGATCTTCGCCTTCGGCGTCCAGGACATCTGGCGGCAACACGCCCAGGAACCTAGCAACGTCCTCCCGCCGCTCACGACCGCCCCACGCGTCATCAAACTCGACAGATTCAGGCGCCTCGTCGCATCTCTGCCGCCGACaacggaagaagaagaagaccaaggAAAGCCGCCGGGCCACGTCAACGCGTCGGTCGCCACGGCGCAGTGCCGCGGGCTCGTCGTGCTGCGAGCCTTTGCAGACGGGACCGTGTCCAGCCCCGACATGTACTACGTCTGCAACCCGTCCACGGGCCGGATGGCGGCTCTCCCGAAGGGCCGGACGACGGGCTTCCGCGGCTCTAGGGAAAGGTACCACAGCCTTGGGCTCGGCTATGACGCCCGGAACAGGAAACACAAAGTCGTGCACATCTGCTACCGCGGGCCACGGTCCGCTGGCTGCAAAGTCTACGTGGTAAACGGGCCCGCGGGGTCGTGGCGGCCCGTCGAAATCGGTGGGAAGCCGATGGGCTGGAACAGGATAGATCCGGGTGCTAACAGTGTCTTCGCACAAGGGCATGTGTACTGGCTAGCCTACCGGGAGCTCTATCCTCGACGACAAGGGATGTTCCTCGTGTCCTCTCTCCGAGATGACAAGCTTGGGATCATAAGCGTAGAGCCACTGTTGCCGTTCGGCATGGACAACCAGCGGACTTTTCTTGAGTTGATAGAACTTGGTGGACGACTTTGCCTCTTCGACCCCTGCTTCACGCACTCCGATGGACCGCATTACGACATCTGGCAGCTGAATAAACATGGGTCTGGACTAGCTACATGGGATCTGCACTACCGAATCGACCTAGCAAAGGTACCATTAGAGGTCATGCGATTCGGGGCCAGCCCGCTCGCAGAAACTGACGCCCCAGACCAGATATACTCATACGACTCTGTCACCAACAATATTGAGGAACTCCTTGACTGAAGCGGCCAGTCCGTCACTAATCCTACCTTGGGTTTAACACATGCTAATGTGTACGAGGAaagcaacgtctcccccggaAGGCAGCCTTGCAAAGACATCGTCTTGATCTCATCACCCTCTACCCAGGCCCTGTCATTGGTGCTGCAATCAGGATGGTTGTCAAAAGAACACACCGTCGGAAGGCTTATGTGTGTCTGTCGGAGATGGCGCTCCATGATCTTTTGTCAACATATTCCCAAATACTACTACATTGATTGGTAGTGTCGTGCTTGTGACCAACACATGGCTCACTTAACATAGTGCAATTTTTGTTGGTTATTATTACCTTTCTTTGTATAAATGATCTAGATTTAACTGCACGGAATGGAATAGCAAACTCCCAAATAAGTTGCCACAACGACAATCTCTAAGTGAACTTTATTATTCCCTCTTTAAAAAAGTGAGCTTGATTATTGACTTATCTGTGTAAATACCAAGAAGCTTCTATAATTGGCGGGAAGTATCAGAAAAccatcatttttatttttttctcactAAGCACAATTCATGTGCTATTTGGTTAAAATCAAATGGTTTGATACAAACATGTCGATATCCCAATTAAATCGGGCACCGGAAAACGAATTTGACTTCGGCTTGCGTGACCAAAGACAACCGTGCCGCGCCTCGTTAGCATGAGCCAGATCTTCCATGGCCGCAGGAGCACAAGAAACCATTGGTTGGGAAGGTTGAGGCTAGTGCATCTCCCATAGGACGATCCAACAATAGTGGGcttattagttttttttgaccaataattTGATATTATTCTATTAATATAATGTTATACAACATAAATTGATATCATTATTTTCTATTCAAGAATACTTGCTTATGGTCTTGGTCAAGCCAAACCTAATATGCTCACtattgttggatggagggagtagccaGAGGACTGGGCCTCACCTGTCAGCAGTTAATCGCTCtatgtgggccccacctgtaagTAGTTGACCCGAGCCCCTTTGCTCTGTGCACAGCGCTGCGGCGCCTCCACCCGTGCCGGCCCGCCCCGTGCTGCGCCTCCCCGCGAATTTCTTCTGATCCGCGGCGCCCCTACAAATTTCCCTTGCTCGGCGCCGCCCACAATCCCTCGAATCAGCGGAGCTTTGGGATGACCAGGCCAACAACATCTGATGGATGCAAAATCTTGTCAATAAGATACGTGGGGACTAGTTGAGTCCCCAGATGCGAGGAGTTACATAGCACAGCCAACTCGCGAGCTCACCTTCGATAATGGCAGCGACGGtcggcggggaagatgacTATGGCACATGGTCTACCATGGATTTTAGGAGAAACTGTGAATTGGAAACGATGTAGGAGTGCGAGGGGGTCACAGTGACGCGCTAGTAATTGTGTTTTGTGGActgaggagggagatcggaaAAGGAATGCCAGTGGCCGGCATTCGTGGCTTCAGTTTCAACCCGATGATTAAGGACGAGAAAGGGCAGTTTAGAAGATAGAATAGGTTCAGCAGGTGATGACGATCAACTTGGCGTTTTGGTTTGGAAAGGAACGGTCGGCAGCGAGCGAATCTAAGGAGATTTCAAACGGCGGCGAGCATCACGCGTGCTTCTGCGCAGGGAGGATAACGCAGCAcgagaggggaagaagaaggcccaGCTGCTGGTAGATGGGCTGGGTTGGCCCAACAAGGTAAGCACCGGAAGCACGTGTGCTTTTAGTTTTTTGAGTTTCAGGAACTTTTGCAAATGTTTGAAAGCTCAAACTTGATCCAAACTTTATGTAAAAGGTGGATGTTAAATTTTGATACAGTGAGTTTACATAGGACCTGTGTCATTTTGGGCACTACGAACAAACATCCGAACTCAACCTATGAAAATGTGCTAGGAAAATGGCCTCAACCTACCTAAATGGACCATTTTGTAGCTACCATCGAAATTCAACTTTCGCAAAATGAGGATGTGAATGCGAAAATGGATTCTCCATCAAACTCAAAGCCACCAACGAAAATTCAAAACGGTATGAGTAAGTTTGACCAGGTCTGAACAAGGTTTGACTTTTCTATATCAGGGTTTGATTGTGTTTTAAACCAACATGGTTCACAGAATGTATCCAtttttattgcatatatggaTTCTACAAGCAAAGTTATGTCCGCTCAAGAAAATTCAAACCCATTTGAAGAGTTTGACGTTTTTTTGACCTGTTTGACCAGTGCTTGACTCTATGCAAAACATGTTTAAAAtacattttttggcaaaattaGTTTTACATTCATGTAGTACTAGCCTAAAGGAGCAATACTACCAAATTTGACATGATTCCAACAAAGTTGCATGATGAGTTTTCAAAGTGGGATCAAATCTCCAACATATAAGTGAGTGTTTAGATAACATCTTATAGAGATGTGCCTATTTCAACACAAACTATACTAAGGGAAAAACATATACctctcaaaatttgaatgggAAGCACTTATGATAAAAGAAGAAACTAcgcaaaaattcaaaaccgTTTGAGTAGGTTTGACTTGTTTTCGCCGAGGTTTGACTTGATTTGACCGGGTTTGACTTTATCAAGCTCAACAGTTCAGCTCTGTCAGATCAGATGTAGACCTCATTGATCATGAATAATTTATTTCATGGAGATGGCATAATCAAGGTACATATACAGCAAGCACTGCTCATCAAACTCTGGAAAGCCAATGCAAAGTCCAACCGAAATGTTGATTTTTCCATTGGCTCTAGATTCAGTAAAAGATATTATGACGGTTGACTAGCTAAcaatcagtttttttttccaca
The Brachypodium distachyon strain Bd21 chromosome 2, Brachypodium_distachyon_v3.0, whole genome shotgun sequence genome window above contains:
- the LOC112271039 gene encoding WAT1-related protein At5g07050-like, which gives rise to MASRESFLEKASPYIAMITLRFGYAGLSIISKLSLNSGMSHYVLVVYRHAFATLAMAPFALILERKVRPKMTLSIFSKIFLLALLGPVIDHNFYYLGLKYTGAAFLGALINILPATTFVMAVIFRMEKIELRKVKCQAKIAGTVVTGAGAMLMTLYKGPLMGMAWTRQAHAGGVAPLAVGPTSREMFLGSMFIVIATLAWSALFILQTHTIKQYSAQLSLTTLVCFTGTLQAVVVTFVMERRVSVWTIGFDMNLFAAAYAGVVASGIAYYVQGLVIEKRGPVFASAFTPLGLIVVAVMSSFFLGEKIYLGGVLGGLVIVVGLCAVLWGKHKEMQEMETDAKSALPVATKADDPNMETVAGGGAGDEDTECKLVPSNGKVGGASAV
- the LOC112270715 gene encoding F-box protein At2g43440-like; amino-acid sequence: MSPKRRRCAVVLPDHLIEEILLRLPANLRSGPRIFAFGVQDIWRQHAQEPSNVLPPLTTAPRVIKLDRFRRLVASLPPTTEEEEDQGKPPGHVNASVATAQCRGLVVLRAFADGTVSSPDMYYVCNPSTGRMAALPKGRTTGFRGSRERYHSLGLGYDARNRKHKVVHICYRGPRSAGCKVYVVNGPAGSWRPVEIGGKPMGWNRIDPGANSVFAQGHVYWLAYRELYPRRQGMFLVSSLRDDKLGIISVEPLLPFGMDNQRTFLELIELGGRLCLFDPCFTHSDGPHYDIWQLNKHGSGLATWDLHYRIDLAKVPLEVMRFGASPLAETDAPDQIYSYDSVTNNIEELLD